From a region of the Pectobacterium aquaticum genome:
- a CDS encoding NADH:flavin oxidoreductase, with protein sequence MSDDVLFSPFTLKGLTLPNRIVMAPMTRGMAENGIPGPAQAEYYRRRAEGGVGLILTEGTVVDRPASRNMPGIPLFHGEAALTGWDAVAKAVHAAGGRIGPQIWHTGSTHGRGWEPDAPVESPSGIVSPDEPRGVVMTEEDIADTVAAFARAAADAKRLGFDTLELHGAHGYLIDQFFWSGTNKREDAFGGATIRERSRFAAEVIRAVRTAVGEDFPLILRVSQWKQQDYSARLASSPQEMTDWLAPLVEAGVDILHCSQRRFWEPEFPEVDGAEGLNFAGWAKKLTGAATISVGSVGLSSDFFAAFGGEGSGTAALDNLHARMEREEFDLIAVGRVLLSDAQWVQKVRSGQTDKLRGFDAADLAVLA encoded by the coding sequence ATGTCTGATGATGTTCTGTTTAGTCCCTTCACGTTGAAAGGGTTAACCCTTCCTAACCGCATTGTTATGGCACCGATGACGCGAGGTATGGCTGAAAACGGCATTCCTGGCCCAGCGCAGGCGGAATATTATCGCCGCCGTGCCGAAGGGGGAGTTGGGCTGATTCTGACAGAGGGAACGGTAGTCGATCGTCCCGCTTCGCGTAATATGCCAGGAATCCCGCTCTTTCACGGCGAAGCCGCGTTGACCGGTTGGGACGCGGTGGCGAAAGCGGTTCATGCCGCTGGTGGTCGTATTGGGCCGCAAATTTGGCATACGGGTTCAACCCACGGACGTGGCTGGGAGCCTGATGCGCCTGTTGAAAGCCCCTCGGGAATCGTCAGTCCAGATGAGCCTCGCGGTGTGGTGATGACCGAAGAAGATATTGCCGATACCGTGGCAGCTTTCGCTCGCGCTGCGGCGGATGCGAAACGATTGGGTTTTGACACGTTGGAACTGCATGGTGCACATGGTTACCTGATCGACCAATTCTTTTGGTCGGGCACGAATAAGCGTGAAGATGCCTTTGGTGGCGCAACGATCCGCGAACGTTCTCGCTTTGCCGCTGAGGTAATTCGTGCTGTCCGGACCGCTGTTGGTGAGGATTTCCCGCTGATCCTGCGTGTGAGTCAGTGGAAGCAGCAGGACTATAGTGCGCGGCTGGCGAGTTCCCCACAGGAGATGACGGACTGGTTAGCGCCGCTGGTTGAGGCGGGTGTGGATATTCTTCACTGTTCCCAGCGTCGTTTCTGGGAGCCTGAATTCCCGGAGGTTGATGGGGCGGAAGGGCTGAACTTCGCCGGTTGGGCGAAAAAACTGACGGGTGCGGCGACAATTAGCGTTGGCTCAGTGGGATTGAGCTCGGATTTCTTTGCTGCGTTTGGTGGTGAAGGTTCTGGCACGGCGGCATTGGACAATCTGCACGCTCGGATGGAGCGAGAGGAGTTTGACCTGATCGCGGTAGGCCGAGTCCTGCTTTCTGATGCGCAATGGGTACAAAAAGTGCGTTCTGGGCAGACTGATAAATTACGCGGTTTTGACGCTGCGGATTTAGCCGTACTGGCGTGA